In the Candidatus Methanoperedens sp. genome, GTGATCGTTTCTGGCACTTTGGCCGAGGGGATCCTGACAGGACTGATAATGTAAGACGCAGAGAGCTTGTAAGGCTTGTTAGGAAACCTCTCCCAAAGCTTGTTAATTTCCTCAAAAGTCAGATTGTTTGGGATGATCTTTATCTCATCATTTCCCGTTGTCGACAGTTCGCCCCGCAGAATGTCTCCTTTTAAGACTGAAGTATCATGGAACAACTGCATAAGCCTCTCGATGATTAAGAGTTCAGTTTCCCTGTTTTTACCATAGACAGTGAATATATAGTACAAATCTATTGCAAGAGGAGGATGTTTCAGTTGAGTAGTGCCAATTGGTTCAGGGTTTATATTTCTCAAAAATCCATTCTCAACGATTTGATATAGAAAAATGGAGAGCATATTTCCAGCGGACGTTATCTCTGCTGGAGAATCAAAGACTATTGATTTCGAATCATTTTCAAATTCAGGAATTTTCGGAAGAATATGATCCTTTAATGTTATATTGATATCTCTAAGAACTGTCATTATCTCTCATCCCGTTCTATCAATCTGTAATAAGGTTCAAAATCAGCCTTCAAGAAAGGTTTTCCCAGTTTCTGATATTCTCTCTTTGCAGCAAGCAGGATATGATTCATTCCTATTTCACGGGAGTTCTCAGCCGCAAAAAATGCCGCAGTCACGGCAATGTTCTTAATATTTCCACCTGCAAGCTTTAATTTCTCAGAAAAAAATTCATAATCTATATCCTTCGCGAGCGGAGTATTTTTTGGGAAAATACCTTTCCACATCAGCATACGCAATTTATCATCCGGGAATGGCAGCTCTATCACAAATTGCATTCTCCTCAAAAAAGCCTCGTCGATATTCCCGCTCAGATTTGTCGCAAGTATCACAACGCCTACATATTCCTCCATTTTCTGCAGCAAATATCCAATTTCGATATTAGCATATCTATCATGGGCATCCTTGACTTCAGAACGTTTCCCGAAAAGGGCATCTGCTTCATCAAAGAACAGAATAGCGTTGCTGGTCTCAGCATCTTTAAAGATATTGCTAAGATTTTTTTCCGTTTCGCCAATATACTTACTGACCACATTAGATAGATCGATTTTATAGAGGTCAAGTCCTGCTTCTTTGGCGATGATCTCGGCAGCCATGGTCTTTCCAGTTCCGGATGGTCCGGAGAAAAGTATGTTCAACCCTTTTCCCAGCGACAATTTTTTGTCAAATCCCCAATCGGCAAATACGATCTCCCTGTTCTTAATATGCCCTGCTATCTCTTTTAACTGCTCTTTTTTATCCTTTGGAAGGACAATATCTTCCCATATATATCGAGGCTCTATCTTTTTGGCAAAAGAGGAAAGATTCCTGTTGGACTGCGATTTACAGCCATAATAAATATCCTCCATTGATATTCTGGAACTGCCTCTTGCAGATGCTGCATTGGATGCTGTAAATATGGCATCTCTTATCTGCCCGCCGCTGAATTTA is a window encoding:
- a CDS encoding DUF4255 domain-containing protein, which produces MTVLRDINITLKDHILPKIPEFENDSKSIVFDSPAEITSAGNMLSIFLYQIVENGFLRNINPEPIGTTQLKHPPLAIDLYYIFTVYGKNRETELLIIERLMQLFHDTSVLKGDILRGELSTTGNDEIKIIPNNLTFEEINKLWERFPNKPYKLSASYIISPVRIPSAKVPETITRVIERDINLHRKVV